The sequence AGCGGGCTCCGAGGGCGACGATCAGGTCGGCCTTCTGCAGCGCGGTGACGGCGGTGACCGCACCGTGCATGCCCGGCATTCCCACGTGCAGCGGGTGGCTGTCGGGGAACGCGCCGAGCGCCATCAGGGTGGTGGTGACGGGCGCTCCGGTGAGTTCGGCGAGGACTCTCAGCTCGGCGGTGGCCTGCGCCTTGATGACGCCGCCGCCGACGTAGAGGACGGGCCGCCGGGCGGCGGTGATCAGCTTGGCGGCCTCGCGGATCTGCTTGGCGTGCGGCTTGGTCACCGGGCGGTAGCCGGGCAGGTCCATGGTGGGCGGCCAGGAGAAGGTGGTCTTCGCCTGGAGGGCGTCCTTGGCGATGTCGACCAGGACCGGGCCCGGGCGGCCGGTGGAGGCGATGTGGAACGCCTGCGCGATGACCCGCGGGATGTCCTCGGCCTTGGTGACGAGGAAGTTGTGCTTGGTGATCGGCATGGTGATGCCGACGATGTCCGCCTCCTGGAAGGCGTCCGTGCCGATCGACTTGGAGGCGACCTGGCCGGTGATCGCGACCAGCGGGACGGAGTCCATGTGGGCGTCGGCGATGGGCGTGACCAGGTTGGTGGCGCCGGGACCGGAGGTGGCCATGCAGACGCCGACCTTGCCGGTGGCCTGCGCGTAACCGGTGGCCGCGTGGCCGGCGCCCTGCTCGTGGCGGACCAGGACGTGGCGCACCCGAGTCGAGTCCATCAGCGGGTCGTACGCCGGCAGGATCGCGCCGCCGGGAATGCCGAATACCGTGTCCGCGCCGACCTCCTCGAGGGAGCGGATGAGGGACTGCGCACCCGTCACGTGCTCGACGGGGGCGGACTGCTGTCCTCCGGATCGGGGCCGCGGCTGCGGATGGGCCCCGGTGGCCTGCTCGGTCATCGGCATTCTCTTCTCGATGCTGAGGGTTTTTGCGAGGTTTGTACGGAGTTCACGAGCTGCACGATCGGTGCTCGTGCAACAAAAAACCCCTCGTGCCAAAAGGCAAGCGAGGGGAGCGCGCCGGTGAGGTCGCTGGGGATTCCGGATCGTCCTCCGGTGGGTCCCAGCTCAGCCGACGCGCTGTCCAAGTACGAGAATTCGGGTGCGCATGGAACTGACCCTCTCCCTGGCGCACACCACGTGTCAAGTGAGTGGGACGCGAGTCTCAGAATGTGAGCGAAGGGCACGGCCGCCTCCGAAGACAGCGGGAACACCCTCTGTGTACACCCCCGCGCCCCTCACCACTACTCACACACCACTACTCGCTCACCTCCGTGGCGCACCTGCTCGCGTACCTCCGTGGCGCACCGGTCGGTGCCGGGGCCACGACCGCGCTCAGCCCTTCGGGCCGCAGCGCGGCCGCGCTCTCGACGCCGACCCGCCCCTGCGGCTCGCGCGCGGTGCCCGCGAAGACCGGCGCCGCCGCGGCGTGCGGCACCGGATAGTGGCCGGATCCGAGCGCCCGGCGCAGCCGGTACTCGTCCACGGGCCCGGCGAACGCCATGCCCTGCCCATGGGTGCAGCCCATCGCGCGCAGCGCGGCGACCTGCTCCGGGAGGTCCACGCCCTCGGCCACGGACTGCAGACCGAGATCGCCGGCGATGCGCAGCAGACCGCTGGTGATCTTGTGCAGCCGCGCGGACTCCACGACGCCCTCGACCAGGCTGCGGTCGAGCTTCAGGATGTCGACCGGGAGCCTCCTGAGGGCCGTGATGGCCGCGTAGCCGCTGCCGAAGCCGTCCAGCGCGATCCGCACCCCGAGCCGGCTGAGCGCGGTCAGGCGCCGCTCCAGCTCGTCCAGGGAGATCCGCGGATCGGTGTCGGACAGCTCGACGACCAGCGCGCCGGGCGGCAGCCCGTGCCGGGTCAGCAGCGCCTCCACCGAGCCGAGCGGCATCGAGCGGTCCAGCAGCCGCCGGGCGCCCATCCGGACGGCCACCGGCATGACGAGACCGGTCGCGGCCCGCTCGGCCGCCTGCTCGACGGCCTCCTGGAGGATCCAGCGGTCCAGCTCGGCGGTCTTGTCGCTGTCCTCGGTCACCCGCAGGAACTCGGCCGGGGTGAACAGCACCCCCTGTGAGGAGCGCCAGCGCGCCTGTGCGGAGACCGCCGTGATCCGGCCGCTGTCCAGGCACACCACCGGCTGGTGCAGCAGCGCGAACTCGCCGTCGTGCAGCGCGGCACGCAGCCGTGTGGCCAGCTCCGCCTTGCGTACGACGTCCTGCTGCATCTGCGGCTTGTACAGCTCGACCCGGCCCTTGCCGGCCGACTTCGCCCGGTACATCGCGAGGTCGGCGTTGCGCAGCAACTCGCCCGCGCCGAGGCCCGGTTCGGCGAAGGCGACGCCGATGGAGGCGTTGACCCGGACATCGTTGCCGTCGATGGCGTAGGGCTGGGAGAGGGTCACCCTGAGGCGGTCGGCGAGCTCCAGGATGTTCCGCTCCCGGGCGGCACGGTCGCGGGTGCCGTCCCCGACGATCAGGGCCGCGAACTCGTCGCCGCCCAGCCGGGAGGCGGTGTCCCCGTGCCGGACCGCGTCCTGGAGTCTGCGGGCGGCCTGGACGAGCAGTTCGTCCCCGGCCTGGTGCCCGATCGTGTCGTTGACGGCCTTGAAGCCGTCCAGGTCGATGAAGAGCACCGCCGTGTTGCGCAGGGCGGCGCCCCGGTCCGTGGCGCGGCGGCCGGACAGGGCCTGCTGGACGCGCCGGGTGAACAGCGCGCGGTTGGGCAGGTCGGTCAGCGGGTCGTGCTCGGCGTTGTGCTGCAGCTGTGCCTGCAGGCGCACCCGTTCGGTCACGTCCCGGCTGTTGAAGATCAGTCCGCCGTGGTGGCGGTTGACGGTCGACTCGACGTTGAGCCAGCCGTCGTCGCCGGAGCGGAAGCGACACTCGATACGGGTGGTGGGCTCCTCCAGCGGACTGGCGACGAGGAAGCGCCGTACCTCGTGCACCACGCAGCCCAGGTCCTCCGGGTGGATGAGGGCGGACAGCTCGGTGCCCACCAGTTCCTCGGCGGGCCGGCCGTAGACCCCGGCGGCGGCCGGGGAGACGTACCGGAGCATGCCGTTGGGCGCGGCGATCATGATGACGTCGCTGGAGCCCTGGACCAGGGAGCGGAAGTGGTTCTCCTTCTGCGCCAGCTCCTGGGTGAGGGTGATGTTGTCCAGCAGCATGATGCCCTGCCGGATCACGAGCGCGAGCACGACCGCGCCCGCCGTGATCAGCACGACGTGGTCGGGCCTGCGGCCGTTGAGGACGTTGTACAGGATGCCCAGGGTGCACACGGCGGCGGCGAGGTAGGGAGTGAGCGCGGCGAGGGATCCGGTGAGCGGGCGGCCCGCCGGGTAGCGGCCGTGGTCGCCGCCCGGGGCGGGCGCGGGCGCCGGGTGGTGGCCCGTGCCGCGCTGTCCGGGCAGGTGCTCGTGGACCACGCGGGTGTGTCCGTCCGGTGCGTGCCCCTCCGGCGCGCCCTTGCCGCGCGGCGCGGCCCAGGGGGCGTAGGCGAGCAGCAGCGAACCGGCGAACCAGCCCGCGTCCAGCAGCTGCCCGGAGCGGTAACTGCTGTGCAGCAGCGGCGAGGTGAACAGCGCGTCGCACATCACGGTCAGCGCGAGCGCGCCGATCGCCGTGTTCACCGCGGTGCGGTTG comes from Streptomyces sp. FXJ1.172 and encodes:
- a CDS encoding putative bifunctional diguanylate cyclase/phosphodiesterase — its product is MTAPLSATTVLEEAVRAPHPQQAPPPRRPAVGECSRGTERLVLALVCAAYAVGAAFDWGANEVALIMGDFGLAAAAGTAAVSCFLYARSPRVRFRSAWLLFALSSMMASLGNAVWGWYEVVLGRPVPTPSYADLFFLCFAPPAIVGLLVLAKRPVNKAGWICLGLDAWLIGGSLLTLSWSLALAQAARFDGPSVAHTALSLAYPLLDIALVSMVLALHFRRAPGNRTAVNTAIGALALTVMCDALFTSPLLHSSYRSGQLLDAGWFAGSLLLAYAPWAAPRGKGAPEGHAPDGHTRVVHEHLPGQRGTGHHPAPAPAPGGDHGRYPAGRPLTGSLAALTPYLAAAVCTLGILYNVLNGRRPDHVVLITAGAVVLALVIRQGIMLLDNITLTQELAQKENHFRSLVQGSSDVIMIAAPNGMLRYVSPAAAGVYGRPAEELVGTELSALIHPEDLGCVVHEVRRFLVASPLEEPTTRIECRFRSGDDGWLNVESTVNRHHGGLIFNSRDVTERVRLQAQLQHNAEHDPLTDLPNRALFTRRVQQALSGRRATDRGAALRNTAVLFIDLDGFKAVNDTIGHQAGDELLVQAARRLQDAVRHGDTASRLGGDEFAALIVGDGTRDRAARERNILELADRLRVTLSQPYAIDGNDVRVNASIGVAFAEPGLGAGELLRNADLAMYRAKSAGKGRVELYKPQMQQDVVRKAELATRLRAALHDGEFALLHQPVVCLDSGRITAVSAQARWRSSQGVLFTPAEFLRVTEDSDKTAELDRWILQEAVEQAAERAATGLVMPVAVRMGARRLLDRSMPLGSVEALLTRHGLPPGALVVELSDTDPRISLDELERRLTALSRLGVRIALDGFGSGYAAITALRRLPVDILKLDRSLVEGVVESARLHKITSGLLRIAGDLGLQSVAEGVDLPEQVAALRAMGCTHGQGMAFAGPVDEYRLRRALGSGHYPVPHAAAAPVFAGTAREPQGRVGVESAAALRPEGLSAVVAPAPTGAPRRYASRCATEVSE